A single window of [Clostridium] hylemonae DSM 15053 DNA harbors:
- a CDS encoding glycogen/starch/alpha-glucan phosphorylase, with protein sequence MELNGLETLVKTKYGREIKELSDAEIYYALLAFTKEKLKNTPDNKGGKKLYYISAEFLIGKLLSNNLINLGIYEEVSELLAKNGKELARIEEVEPEPSLGNGGLGRLAACFLDSAATLGLEGDGIGLNYHLGLFRQVFEGHKQKELPNPWIGEENWLTDTGIRFQVPFGDFTLTSRLYDMDVCGYESGKNRLHLFDVEGVDESIVGEGISFDKNDIRKNLTLFLYPDDSDRAGNLLRIYQQYFMVSNGAQLILKECEENGYELRRLHEHVAVQINDTHPSMVIPELIRLLVERNIDFNEAVEIVQKTCAYTNHTILAEALETWPLAYLEQVAPQIVPIIKELDLRVKGKYHDERVHIIDSQERVHMAHMDIHYGHSVNGVAALHTEILKNTELKPFYDIYPDRFNNKTNGITFRRWLLHCNKELVRWISGYVEEDFRRDANKLEKLLRHIESDIALEKLLDVKHEKKVQLAQYLKETQGIELNPDSIFDIQVKRLHEYKRQQMNALFVIYKYLEIKAGKIPSTPITVIFGAKAAPAYKIAKDIIHLILCLQELVDNDPDVSPHLQVVMVENYNVTMAEHLIPACDISEQISLASKEASGTGNMKFMLNGAVTIGTEDGANVEIHELVGDDNIYIFGQSSRQVIEHYAKGDYRAADYYINDEQIRSLINFIISPEMMKIGDPYHLLQIHAELIYKDWFMTLLDLKEYIAVKNRAYEDYADRKAWSKKMLTNIAKAGYFSSDRTIAEYNKDIWHLQ encoded by the coding sequence ATGGAATTAAACGGACTGGAAACACTTGTAAAAACAAAATATGGCAGAGAGATCAAAGAATTGAGCGATGCGGAGATCTACTACGCTCTGCTTGCATTTACGAAAGAAAAATTAAAAAATACGCCTGACAACAAGGGCGGCAAGAAACTGTATTATATTTCAGCGGAATTTCTCATAGGGAAGCTTTTGTCCAACAATCTGATCAATCTGGGCATCTATGAGGAGGTGTCTGAACTGCTGGCGAAAAACGGCAAGGAACTGGCAAGGATAGAAGAGGTCGAGCCGGAGCCTTCTCTCGGAAACGGGGGGCTTGGCAGGCTTGCGGCCTGTTTTCTGGATTCTGCGGCGACGCTTGGGTTAGAAGGAGACGGAATCGGGCTTAATTATCATCTCGGCCTCTTCCGACAGGTTTTTGAGGGACATAAGCAGAAGGAACTGCCCAACCCGTGGATCGGGGAGGAGAACTGGCTTACGGATACCGGGATCAGGTTCCAGGTGCCTTTTGGGGACTTTACACTTACGTCCAGACTGTATGACATGGATGTGTGCGGTTATGAAAGCGGAAAGAACAGGCTGCATCTTTTTGATGTGGAAGGCGTGGATGAGAGCATTGTAGGAGAAGGGATCTCATTTGACAAAAATGATATCCGTAAGAATCTGACGTTGTTTCTCTATCCGGATGACAGTGACAGGGCGGGGAATCTGCTTCGGATCTACCAGCAGTATTTTATGGTCTCAAACGGGGCGCAGCTCATTTTAAAGGAATGTGAGGAGAACGGATATGAGCTTCGCAGACTCCATGAGCATGTGGCGGTGCAGATCAACGATACGCATCCGTCCATGGTCATACCGGAGCTTATCCGCCTGCTCGTCGAAAGAAATATTGACTTTAATGAAGCGGTTGAGATCGTACAGAAGACATGTGCGTACACGAATCACACGATTCTGGCGGAGGCGCTGGAGACGTGGCCGCTTGCGTATCTTGAACAGGTTGCGCCGCAGATCGTACCGATCATAAAAGAACTGGATCTGCGCGTAAAAGGAAAGTATCACGATGAGAGAGTGCACATCATCGACAGCCAGGAACGGGTTCACATGGCCCATATGGATATCCATTACGGACACAGTGTCAACGGTGTTGCGGCGCTCCACACGGAGATACTTAAGAATACAGAGCTGAAACCGTTTTACGATATATATCCGGATCGGTTTAACAATAAGACGAACGGCATCACGTTCCGCCGGTGGCTGCTCCACTGTAACAAAGAGCTTGTGCGCTGGATAAGCGGTTATGTGGAAGAGGATTTCCGCAGAGATGCAAACAAGCTGGAGAAGCTGCTGCGCCATATCGAGAGTGATATTGCGCTGGAAAAGCTTCTGGATGTAAAGCATGAAAAGAAAGTGCAGCTTGCTCAGTATCTGAAAGAGACACAAGGGATAGAGCTGAATCCTGACTCTATCTTCGACATACAGGTAAAACGGCTTCACGAGTACAAACGTCAGCAGATGAACGCGCTGTTTGTCATCTACAAATATCTGGAGATCAAGGCGGGAAAGATACCGTCCACTCCGATAACGGTGATCTTCGGGGCAAAAGCGGCGCCGGCGTATAAGATCGCTAAAGATATCATACACCTTATTCTCTGCCTGCAGGAGCTTGTTGACAATGACCCGGATGTATCTCCTCATCTTCAGGTCGTTATGGTGGAGAACTACAATGTGACAATGGCAGAGCACCTCATACCAGCCTGTGATATATCCGAACAGATATCACTGGCGTCCAAAGAGGCGTCCGGCACGGGAAATATGAAGTTCATGCTGAACGGGGCAGTTACGATCGGAACGGAAGACGGGGCGAACGTAGAGATACATGAACTTGTAGGGGATGACAATATCTATATCTTCGGACAGTCCAGCCGGCAGGTGATAGAACACTACGCCAAAGGCGATTACCGGGCCGCCGATTACTATATCAATGACGAGCAGATACGTTCCCTTATCAATTTCATAATCAGCCCTGAGATGATGAAGATTGGAGATCCGTATCACCTGCTTCAGATACACGCGGAACTCATATACAAAGACTGGTTTATGACACTGCTCGATCTGAAAGAGTATATTGCGGTCAAAAACAGGGCATACGAAGATTACGCGGACCGCAAGGCGTGGAGTAAGAAAATGCTCACAAATATCGCAAAAGCAGGTTATTTTTCATCAGACAGAACAATTGCAGAATATAATAAAGATATCTGGCATCTTCAATAA
- a CDS encoding MgtC/SapB family protein has product MSAAILLQLEYFLRVLGAAACGAVIGYERESHMKSAGIRTHAIVALASSLMMVLSKYGFYDILAREHIGLDPSRIAAGVVTAVGFLGAGVIFNRKMNVVGITTAAGIWATVGIGMAFGAGMYVLSIASSLFIVLLQFLFHTRFLYGRNAVMEQITIQVDSKEEIKELLGGIFSSSKIKISNINARKVDDTTLEIKLHVKFPESYDIYEIFTLLKNNPQIKSIDI; this is encoded by the coding sequence ATGTCAGCTGCCATTCTTTTGCAATTGGAATATTTTCTCCGCGTACTCGGAGCCGCGGCCTGCGGTGCGGTCATCGGCTACGAACGCGAAAGTCATATGAAGTCTGCCGGTATACGTACACATGCCATCGTAGCGCTCGCCTCGTCTCTGATGATGGTGCTGTCCAAATACGGCTTTTACGACATTCTGGCCAGAGAACATATAGGCCTTGACCCGTCCCGTATCGCCGCCGGAGTCGTAACTGCAGTCGGTTTCCTCGGCGCAGGCGTCATTTTCAACCGGAAGATGAACGTTGTAGGCATCACGACCGCCGCCGGGATCTGGGCCACCGTAGGCATCGGCATGGCGTTCGGCGCGGGAATGTATGTGCTTAGCATTGCTTCCTCCTTATTTATTGTCTTACTCCAGTTTTTATTCCACACAAGATTTCTGTACGGCAGAAATGCTGTGATGGAACAGATCACCATACAAGTCGATTCCAAAGAAGAAATAAAAGAACTGCTCGGCGGGATCTTCTCATCCAGCAAGATTAAAATATCCAACATCAACGCCAGAAAAGTAGATGATACGACTCTGGAAATTAAATTGCATGTAAAATTTCCCGAATCTTACGATATCTATGAAATATTCACACTGTTAAAAAACAATCCACAAATCAAGTCAATAGATATATAA
- the udp gene encoding uridine phosphorylase, with protein MINYSEDKDRQYHIQVAEGEVGRYVILPGDPKRCEKIAAHFDNARLIADSREYVTYTGELDGEKVSVTSTGIGGPSAAIAMEELVGTGADTFIRVGTSGGMAEEVKSGDIVIATGAIRMEGTSKEYAPIEYPAVADISVVNALMEAAGRLKLDYHTGVVQCKDSFYGQHSPDTKPVGYELMEKWNAWVKCGCLASEMESAALYIVGSCLRVRVGSVMLVMANQERARKGLPNPVVHDTEAPIQAAVEAIRILIQKDRLQEGE; from the coding sequence ATGATCAATTATTCAGAGGACAAAGACAGACAGTATCATATACAGGTCGCAGAAGGAGAAGTCGGCAGGTATGTCATTCTTCCGGGCGACCCGAAACGGTGTGAAAAGATCGCCGCTCATTTTGACAACGCGAGGCTGATCGCGGACAGCAGGGAATATGTCACATATACAGGTGAGCTGGACGGGGAGAAGGTGAGCGTGACGTCCACCGGCATCGGAGGTCCTTCCGCCGCCATAGCCATGGAGGAACTCGTCGGGACGGGCGCAGACACTTTTATTCGCGTCGGCACGAGCGGAGGCATGGCAGAAGAAGTAAAGAGCGGTGATATCGTGATCGCGACGGGAGCCATCCGGATGGAAGGGACGAGCAAAGAGTATGCCCCGATAGAATATCCGGCTGTCGCGGACATCAGCGTGGTCAATGCCCTGATGGAGGCCGCCGGCAGGCTGAAGCTTGACTATCATACCGGCGTAGTACAGTGTAAGGACTCCTTCTACGGACAGCATTCCCCGGATACGAAGCCCGTCGGGTATGAGCTTATGGAGAAATGGAACGCCTGGGTGAAATGCGGCTGCCTTGCCTCTGAGATGGAGTCGGCTGCCCTTTATATCGTCGGCAGCTGCCTGCGCGTCAGAGTCGGATCGGTCATGCTCGTGATGGCAAATCAGGAGAGGGCCAGAAAGGGACTTCCGAATCCGGTCGTCCACGATACAGAGGCGCCGATCCAGGCAGCAGTGGAAGCGATCCGCATATTGATACAAAAGGACAGACTACAGGAGGGGGAATAA
- the deoC gene encoding deoxyribose-phosphate aldolase translates to MKIEEILRHVDHTLLAQTATWEDIRGICDDGMTYHTASVCIPPSYVKQAKDYAGENLAICTVIGFPNGYNTTAAKAAETKDAVAAGADEIDMVVNLGWVKDKKYDSIEAEIRQIKEAAGTRVLKVIIETCLLTEEEKIKMCEIVTAAGADYIKTSTGFADGGATFDDVKLFAEHVGKGVKIKAAGGISSIRDAEEFLRLGADRLGTSRIVKIAKSKAGGLQQKECLN, encoded by the coding sequence ATGAAAATAGAGGAAATATTAAGACATGTTGATCATACGCTGCTTGCGCAGACAGCCACGTGGGAGGACATACGCGGCATCTGTGATGACGGTATGACATATCATACCGCATCCGTATGTATTCCGCCGTCTTATGTAAAACAGGCGAAAGATTATGCAGGGGAAAATCTGGCCATATGTACGGTCATCGGCTTTCCGAACGGATATAATACGACGGCGGCCAAGGCAGCGGAGACAAAAGACGCGGTGGCCGCCGGCGCGGATGAGATCGACATGGTAGTCAATCTTGGATGGGTAAAAGATAAAAAATACGACAGTATAGAAGCCGAGATACGGCAGATAAAAGAAGCCGCGGGCACAAGAGTGCTCAAAGTCATCATTGAGACCTGTCTTTTGACGGAAGAGGAAAAGATAAAAATGTGTGAGATCGTCACGGCGGCCGGGGCTGATTACATCAAGACATCCACCGGCTTTGCAGATGGCGGAGCCACATTTGACGACGTAAAGCTGTTTGCGGAGCATGTAGGAAAAGGAGTGAAAATAAAGGCGGCAGGCGGGATCAGTTCCATCCGGGACGCCGAGGAATTTCTGAGACTGGGCGCAGACAGGCTCGGGACGAGCCGGATCGTCAAAATAGCAAAAAGTAAGGCAGGGGGCCTGCAGCAGAAGGAGTGCTTGAATTGA
- a CDS encoding phosphopentomutase: protein MERFHRVFIIVLDSLGIGEMEDAARFGDEGADTLGHIAQAVPRLSLPNLAKLGLWNAHPSGKEQAEKHPEGYYGVLQERSNGKDTMTGHWEMMGIYTTKPFKTFTENGFPEELIKELEERTGRTIIGNKSASGTEILEELGEEEIATGHMIVYTSADSVLQICGNEETFGLDELYRCCEIARELTMKDEWKVGRVIARPYVGKKKGEFVRTSNRHDYAVKPPGPTVLDALKKAGYDVISIGKIKDIFAGEGITKAWKSKSSVHGMEQTTEAADQEFHGLCFVNLVDFDALWGHRRDPEGYAAELERFDNKLGELLDVLQEDDLLMITADHGNDPTYKGTDHTREKVPLLVYSGSDKGAGSLGEQDTFAVIGATVAENFGVEMPEGTIGHSLLHLIR from the coding sequence ATGGAAAGATTTCACAGAGTATTTATCATAGTTCTGGATTCGCTCGGCATCGGGGAGATGGAAGACGCGGCGCGGTTCGGGGACGAAGGAGCAGACACGCTCGGGCATATCGCGCAGGCGGTGCCCAGGCTTTCCCTGCCGAACCTTGCAAAGCTCGGCCTATGGAATGCCCATCCGTCCGGAAAGGAACAGGCGGAAAAGCATCCGGAAGGATACTACGGCGTGCTGCAGGAGAGAAGCAACGGAAAGGATACGATGACCGGCCACTGGGAGATGATGGGCATATACACGACGAAGCCCTTTAAGACATTTACAGAGAACGGTTTTCCGGAGGAGCTCATAAAGGAACTGGAAGAGAGAACGGGCCGCACGATCATTGGAAATAAAAGCGCAAGCGGCACAGAGATTCTGGAAGAACTCGGGGAAGAGGAGATCGCCACCGGACATATGATCGTCTATACTTCTGCGGATTCTGTGCTTCAGATATGCGGAAATGAGGAGACGTTCGGCCTTGACGAGCTGTACCGCTGCTGTGAGATCGCCAGAGAGCTGACGATGAAGGATGAGTGGAAAGTCGGACGGGTCATTGCAAGGCCGTACGTCGGAAAGAAAAAGGGTGAGTTTGTGCGCACGAGCAACCGGCATGACTATGCCGTAAAGCCGCCCGGCCCCACCGTGCTCGACGCGCTGAAAAAAGCCGGGTACGACGTGATCTCCATCGGAAAGATCAAAGATATCTTTGCCGGGGAAGGAATTACCAAGGCATGGAAATCAAAGAGTTCCGTTCACGGTATGGAACAGACGACAGAGGCGGCGGACCAGGAGTTTCACGGACTCTGCTTTGTCAATCTGGTAGACTTTGACGCCCTCTGGGGACACCGGCGGGACCCGGAAGGCTACGCCGCGGAGCTGGAACGTTTTGACAATAAGCTCGGTGAGCTGCTTGACGTGCTGCAGGAAGACGACCTTCTGATGATCACGGCAGATCACGGAAATGACCCGACCTACAAGGGAACAGACCACACGAGAGAAAAGGTGCCGCTCCTTGTATATTCAGGCTCAGACAAAGGCGCCGGCAGTCTGGGAGAGCAGGATACGTTTGCGGTGATCGGTGCGACCGTGGCAGAAAACTTTGGGGTGGAGATGCCGGAAGGGACGATCGGACATTCTCTGCTACATCTGATCAGGTAA
- the leuB gene encoding 3-isopropylmalate dehydrogenase — MNLNIGVIKGDGIGPEIVTEAMKVLDRVAEVYGHSCKYTQLLLGGASIDVHGVPLTDETVAAAKACDAVLMGSIGGDAATSPWYRLEPSRRPEAGLLKIRKELNLFANLRPAVLYDELKGACPLKEEITEGGFDMVIMRELTGGLYFGERRTAEENGVLTAYDSLTYNENEIRRIAKRAFDIAEKRRKKVTSVDKANVLDTSRLWRKVVEETAADYPDVTLEHMLVDNCAMQLVKDPKQFDVILTENMFGDILSDEASMVTGSIGMLASASLNETKFGLYEPSGGSAPDIAGRGIANPIATILSMAMMLRFSFDLDREADAVEQAVADVLKEGYRTIDIMSEGKKQTGTSEMGDLIAGYIRR; from the coding sequence ATGAACCTGAACATTGGTGTGATAAAAGGAGACGGAATCGGTCCGGAGATTGTAACTGAAGCCATGAAAGTGCTCGACAGGGTTGCAGAAGTATACGGACATTCGTGTAAATATACACAGCTGCTGCTGGGAGGCGCGTCCATTGACGTACATGGCGTTCCGCTTACCGATGAGACCGTGGCTGCTGCAAAAGCATGCGACGCGGTGCTCATGGGCTCTATAGGGGGAGATGCCGCGACGTCTCCGTGGTACCGGCTGGAGCCTTCCAGACGGCCGGAGGCAGGGCTTTTGAAGATCCGCAAAGAGCTGAATCTGTTTGCCAATCTGAGACCGGCGGTGCTTTACGACGAATTAAAAGGCGCGTGTCCGCTGAAGGAAGAGATCACAGAAGGCGGATTCGATATGGTCATTATGCGGGAGCTGACCGGGGGGCTGTACTTTGGAGAGCGCAGGACGGCGGAAGAAAACGGGGTGCTCACGGCGTATGATTCACTTACATATAATGAGAACGAGATCAGGCGCATAGCGAAGCGCGCCTTTGACATAGCGGAAAAAAGAAGGAAGAAAGTAACGAGCGTGGATAAGGCAAATGTGCTCGATACGTCCAGGCTGTGGCGCAAAGTGGTGGAGGAGACCGCGGCGGATTATCCGGATGTGACACTGGAGCATATGCTCGTAGACAACTGCGCCATGCAGCTTGTGAAAGATCCGAAGCAGTTTGACGTCATCCTGACGGAAAACATGTTTGGAGATATTCTCTCAGACGAGGCGAGCATGGTGACCGGGTCTATCGGAATGCTGGCAAGTGCGAGCCTGAATGAGACAAAGTTCGGCCTGTATGAGCCAAGCGGCGGCTCCGCGCCCGACATCGCTGGCAGAGGGATCGCTAATCCGATAGCGACGATCCTGTCCATGGCTATGATGCTCAGATTCAGCTTCGACCTTGACCGGGAAGCAGACGCGGTCGAGCAGGCCGTGGCAGATGTACTGAAAGAAGGATACCGCACCATTGACATTATGTCCGAAGGCAAAAAGCAGACAGGGACAAGTGAGATGGGTGATTTGATCGCGGGATACATAAGGAGGTAG
- the ilvD gene encoding dihydroxy-acid dehydratase — translation MRSDTVTKGMQQAPHRSLFNALGYTKEELERPLVGIVSSHNEIVPGHMNLDKIVEAVKMGVAMAGGTPIVFPAIAVCDGIAMGHIGMKYSLVTRDLIADSTEAMALAHQFDALVMVPNCDKNVPGLLMAAARINVPTIFVSGGPMLAGRVQGKKRSLSSMFEAVGAYTAGTMTEEDVCEFENKVCPTCGSCSGMYTANSMNCLTEVLGMGLSGNGTIPAVYSERIRLAKHAGMQVMELWKQDIRPRDIITEEAVLNALTVDMALGCSTNSMLHLPAIAHEIGMDFEIDFANGISEKTPNLCHLAPAGPTYMEDLNEAGGVYAVMAELNKKGLLHTECLTVTGKSVGENIAGAVNRDPEVIRTIDDPYSTTGGIAVLKGNLAPDGSVVKRSAVAEEMLVHEGPARVFDCEEDAIAAIKGGEIVAGDVVVIRYVGPKGGPGMPEMLNPTSAIAGMGLGSTVALITDGRFSGASRGASIGHVSPEAAVGGPIALIEEGDIIKIDIPGLKLELDVTEEELEKRREAWEPRQPRVTTGYLARYASMVTSGNRGAILEVPKNK, via the coding sequence ATGAGAAGTGATACAGTAACAAAGGGGATGCAGCAGGCGCCCCACCGGTCTTTGTTCAATGCGCTCGGTTACACGAAAGAGGAACTTGAGCGTCCGCTCGTAGGTATTGTAAGTTCACACAACGAGATCGTTCCGGGACATATGAATCTGGATAAGATCGTGGAGGCGGTAAAGATGGGCGTCGCCATGGCAGGAGGGACACCCATCGTATTTCCGGCCATAGCGGTATGCGACGGAATCGCCATGGGCCATATCGGGATGAAATATTCCCTTGTGACGAGAGATCTGATCGCAGACTCCACAGAAGCCATGGCGCTGGCACACCAGTTTGACGCGCTCGTCATGGTTCCAAACTGTGATAAGAACGTTCCGGGGCTTCTCATGGCGGCGGCGAGGATCAATGTGCCGACTATATTTGTGAGCGGAGGTCCTATGCTCGCGGGCCGTGTGCAGGGTAAGAAGAGAAGTCTTTCCAGTATGTTCGAGGCGGTCGGCGCTTATACAGCAGGGACGATGACAGAAGAAGACGTCTGTGAATTTGAGAATAAAGTATGTCCGACATGCGGGTCCTGCTCCGGCATGTACACGGCAAACAGTATGAACTGTCTCACAGAAGTGCTCGGTATGGGACTGTCCGGCAACGGAACGATCCCGGCGGTCTATTCTGAGAGGATCCGCCTTGCGAAACACGCGGGCATGCAGGTGATGGAACTTTGGAAGCAGGATATCCGTCCAAGAGATATCATAACAGAGGAGGCGGTACTGAACGCGCTGACCGTGGATATGGCGCTCGGCTGTTCCACCAACAGTATGCTCCATCTTCCGGCCATTGCCCATGAGATCGGGATGGACTTTGAGATAGACTTCGCCAACGGTATCAGTGAGAAGACGCCGAACCTGTGTCATCTTGCGCCGGCCGGGCCTACATATATGGAAGATCTGAATGAAGCCGGCGGCGTGTACGCGGTCATGGCAGAGCTTAATAAGAAAGGGCTTCTGCACACGGAATGCCTGACCGTCACCGGGAAATCGGTGGGAGAAAACATAGCGGGAGCGGTCAACAGAGATCCCGAGGTTATAAGGACGATCGACGATCCATATAGTACTACAGGAGGAATCGCAGTGCTGAAAGGCAATCTTGCCCCGGACGGAAGCGTTGTGAAGCGTTCTGCGGTTGCGGAGGAAATGCTCGTGCACGAAGGTCCGGCCAGAGTATTTGACTGTGAGGAAGACGCGATCGCGGCCATCAAGGGCGGAGAGATCGTAGCAGGCGATGTGGTAGTGATCCGTTATGTAGGGCCAAAAGGCGGCCCCGGCATGCCGGAGATGCTGAATCCGACTTCGGCCATAGCAGGAATGGGACTTGGCTCCACAGTCGCGCTCATCACGGACGGACGGTTCAGCGGCGCTTCCAGGGGAGCTTCCATCGGCCATGTGTCGCCGGAAGCAGCCGTAGGCGGACCGATCGCGCTTATTGAGGAAGGGGATATCATCAAGATCGATATACCGGGACTGAAGCTTGAGCTTGATGTGACAGAAGAAGAACTGGAGAAGAGGAGAGAAGCGTGGGAGCCGAGACAGCCCCGCGTCACGACCGGCTATCTTGCGAGATATGCATCCATGGTCACGTCCGGCAACAGAGGCGCGATCCTGGAAGTGCCGAAGAATAAATAG
- the ilvB gene encoding biosynthetic-type acetolactate synthase large subunit: MQLTGAEIVIECLKEQGVDTVFGYPGGSILNVYDELYKHSDEITHILTSHEQGAAHAADGYARATGKVGVCFATSGPGATNLVTGIATACMDSIPLVAITCNVGVSLLGKDSFQEIDITGITMPITKHNFIVKDVKNLAETIRKAFVIAQKGRPGPVLVDIPKDVTANKAEYKKQEIAPVTASKDICEAEIESALKIISKSRKPYIFVGGGAVLADASEELYEFVKKVDAPVTDSLMGKGAFPGTDPLYTGMLGMHGTKTSNYGVSECDLLIVIGARFSDRVTGNAKKFAKNARILQFDVDAAEMNKNVLITDGVVGDIKVALGMINRRLEEQSHPEWIEKIMAYKEQYPLKYHEEGLTGPFVVEEIYRQTEGDAVIVTEVGQHQMWAAQFYKFTKPRTFLTSGGLGTMGYGLGASLGAKVGMPDKTVVNIAGDGCFRMNMNEIATAARYNIPIIQVVVNNHVLGMVRQWQNLFYGKRYSATVLNDSVDFVKLAEALGATGVRAATKEEFKSAFASALTLGRPVVIDCQIDSDEKVWPMVAPGAAISEAFDEKDLEERSN, from the coding sequence ATGCAGTTGACAGGAGCAGAAATTGTGATAGAGTGCCTGAAAGAACAGGGGGTAGATACCGTATTCGGCTATCCGGGCGGCTCTATATTGAATGTATATGATGAATTATATAAACACAGCGATGAGATCACACATATCCTGACTTCCCATGAGCAGGGGGCGGCACATGCGGCCGACGGATATGCAAGGGCAACGGGGAAGGTCGGAGTGTGTTTTGCCACGAGCGGCCCCGGCGCCACAAACCTGGTGACCGGAATCGCGACCGCATGCATGGATTCCATCCCGCTGGTGGCCATCACGTGCAATGTAGGTGTTTCCCTGCTTGGGAAGGACAGTTTCCAGGAGATAGACATCACGGGCATAACAATGCCCATAACAAAGCATAACTTTATCGTAAAAGATGTAAAGAACCTGGCAGAGACGATAAGAAAAGCATTTGTCATTGCTCAGAAGGGCCGGCCAGGTCCGGTCCTTGTGGATATCCCCAAGGACGTCACCGCCAACAAGGCAGAGTATAAGAAGCAGGAGATCGCCCCGGTGACAGCATCAAAGGACATCTGTGAAGCAGAGATCGAAAGCGCGCTTAAAATCATCTCAAAATCCAGGAAGCCGTACATATTTGTAGGCGGCGGGGCCGTGCTGGCAGACGCAAGTGAAGAACTGTACGAATTTGTGAAAAAGGTGGATGCGCCTGTCACAGACAGTCTGATGGGGAAAGGAGCATTCCCTGGAACTGACCCGCTCTACACGGGGATGCTCGGAATGCACGGGACAAAGACATCGAATTACGGAGTGAGCGAATGTGATCTGCTGATCGTGATCGGAGCCAGATTCAGTGACCGTGTGACCGGAAATGCAAAGAAGTTTGCCAAAAATGCCAGAATACTGCAGTTTGACGTCGATGCGGCAGAGATGAATAAAAATGTACTGATCACCGATGGAGTCGTAGGCGATATCAAGGTGGCGCTCGGTATGATCAACAGAAGACTTGAGGAACAGAGCCATCCGGAGTGGATCGAGAAGATCATGGCTTACAAAGAACAGTATCCGCTGAAGTATCACGAAGAGGGTCTGACGGGGCCGTTCGTCGTGGAGGAGATATACAGACAGACAGAAGGAGACGCCGTTATCGTGACGGAGGTGGGCCAGCATCAGATGTGGGCCGCACAGTTCTATAAGTTCACGAAGCCGAGAACATTTCTCACCTCCGGCGGCCTTGGGACGATGGGATACGGACTTGGAGCCTCTCTTGGAGCGAAGGTCGGCATGCCGGATAAAACGGTCGTCAACATCGCCGGGGACGGGTGCTTCCGTATGAACATGAATGAGATCGCCACAGCGGCCCGCTATAATATTCCGATCATACAGGTTGTTGTGAACAATCATGTGCTCGGGATGGTACGGCAGTGGCAGAACCTGTTCTACGGGAAGCGCTATTCCGCCACAGTGCTGAATGACAGCGTGGATTTTGTGAAGCTGGCAGAGGCGCTGGGGGCTACAGGTGTACGCGCCGCGACAAAGGAAGAGTTCAAGTCGGCGTTTGCATCGGCGCTTACGCTCGGCAGACCGGTGGTCATCGACTGCCAGATCGATTCCGACGAGAAAGTGTGGCCTATGGTGGCGCCGGGAGCGGCGATCAGCGAGGCTTTCGACGAGAAGGATCTGGAAGAAAGAAGCAATTGA